ATCACTTCCCGGCACTGCTTCAGGATGCTGTCGGCAGCGCCCTGAATCCCCAGGGCTTTGGCCGCGCTGGCCATGGTGACCAGCTGGTGGTGATCGTAAATCATGTTGCGGATCAGGGTCGCCAGACTTTCACCGCGCAACTCCGACTGGGGCACCATCAGGGCGGCGCCTTTGACGACCAGGGCGCGGGCATTGGCGCTCTGGTGATCCCCCGCCGCATGGGGATAGGGGATGAGAATAGCCGGCCTACCGCAGGCGGTCAGTTCCGTCAGGGTCGTCGCCCCCGCCCGGCAGACCACCAGGTGCGCTTTACTGTAGGCCGCGGCCATATCATCGATAAAGGGCAACACCTCTGCCGAGCCCCACCCGGCCTCGGTATACTCGGCCCGGACCTTGTCCAGATCTTCGGCGCCGCTCTGATGGATAATGAGCAGGCGGTCGCGCAGGTCCTCCATGTGCCGCAAAGCCGCTACCATAGCCTCATTGATGGCACGGGCTCCCCGGCTGCCGCCAAAGACCAGCAGGGTCGGTTTTCCCTGGGGCGGGGCCGGACACTGCTCCATCCCCTGTCGGGGTGGATTCCCCGTCAACACCGTCTTGCCTTCCGGGAAAGCCTGCGCCGCTTCCGGAAAGGAGATGCAAATCCTGTCCGCCCAGCGGGACAGCAGCCGGTTGGTCAGTCCTGGCCAGGCGTTCTGTTCATGCAGGATGAACGGGATGCCTTTGAGACGAGCCGCCACCCCGACGGGGCCAGAGGCATAGCCACCGACGCCAATGACGACATCTGGTCTGAATTCCTCCAGCAGACGCATAGACTGCCGGATGCTTTTTATCAACTGGGGTGCCAGAGCCAGCTTGGTTCCCAGGTTCTTGCCGACAAAACCGCCGATGTCGATAGTGGACAGGGGCCAGCCCAAGGTCGGCAGGACTTTGGCCTCCAGTCCCTTTTGGGTGCCAACGAAATGAATCACCGCCTCGGAGTCCATCTCTTTCAGGCGTTCGGCAATTGCTACGGCGGGGAAGAGATGGCCGCCGGTGCCTCCTCCAGCCAGCAGAAGTCTCATAGGCCCTCTCCTTTCGCCTGGCGGGAGACGCTGAGCAACACCCCGATAGCCAGCAGCGTTGTCACCAGGCTGGTACCCCCATAGGACAGGAAGGGAAGAGCTAATCCCTTGGTCGGCAGCATGCCCATGACGACGGCGAAGTTGACGAACGCTTCCAATCCGATGAGGAGCGATATGCCGAAAGCGAGGTATCTTCCAAAGTCGTCCGGAGCCGCCTGGGCTGCCCGGATGCCTCTCAATACCAAAAGGAGGAACATAGCGGTGACGATGAAAACGCCGGCGAACCCCAATTCTTCGCCGATGACAGAGAAGATGAAATCCGTATGGGCCTCAGGCAGATAAAACAGCTTCTGCTTTCCTTCCCCCAAGCCATTGCCGAACAGACCGCCGGTGCCGAAGGCAATCCAACTCTGAATGATCTGGAACCCGGTATTGGTCGGATCATCCCAGGGATTGAGAAAAGCAAAAATGCGGCGGCGGCGGTAGTCAACGTTCATCACCAGAAAATACAGAAACGGCGTCGTCAGAATTATCGCCGATAGAAAATAGACGAGGCGCGTCCCCGCCACAAAGAGCATGACCATGGCCACACAGCCCAGCGTAATGGCACCGCCCAGGTCCGGCTGCAGCAGGAGGAAAAAAAGGAGCAGCGCCAGCACCAGCATATAGGGGAGGAATCCCCAGGTCAGGCTTTTGATCTTGTCCTTTTTCTTGGCCAAGGAATGGGCCATGTAGAGGATGAGCCCCAGCTTGGCCAGTTCCGATGGCTGAATGGAGATGCCCGCCAGCCGAATCCAGCGGGAGGCGCCGCCGGCGTTCGAACCCAGTCCCGGCAGAAAGACCGCCCCCAGCAACAGGACGCAACCAAACAGGAAAGGCACAGCCAGTCGCCTCAGGACCTGATAATCGACATGCATCACCGCGGCCATAAGAGCGAACCCCAGCATGGCATAGACGCCCTGGCGCTTGAGAAAATAGAAGCCATCCGCATAACGCTTGTCCGCCATGATCGAGGACGAGGAATAGACCATGACCACGCCGAGGCAGGTCAGCACGACCGCCAGCAACAAAATGGTATTGTCGAATCCTCCCCGTGTCTCCATGTCAGTCTCTCTTCGTTTCCGGCAGGCCCATGACCAGGGCAGCAAAACGCTCTCCTCGCTCGATATAGCTGGAGAACATGTCGAAACTCGAACAACCAGGGGAAAGCAGCACCGTCCCCCCCACAGGTGTCAGTTCATGGGCGAGGCGCACCGCTTCTTCCAGACTGGCAGCCCGTACGGTGTGCGTCAGGTTTCCCAGAGACTCGGCGATACGCTCCGCCGCCTGCCCGATGAGGATAAGATGGCTCACCCTGTCTTTGACCACCTCCACCAGGGGCAGGTAATCCCCCCCTTTGTCCTTGCCGCCGGCGATCAGGGTGACCGGTGCCGTCAGGCCGGAAAGGCTCTTGACGACGCTACCGACATTGGTCCCCTTGGAATCGTCGTACCAGGTCACCCCGTTCAGGGTGCGAACGGGCACCATACGGTGGGCGAGACCACCAAATTGGCAGGCCGCGCGCCAGGCCGTCGTAACCGGACAGCCCTCGAGCAGAGGCGGAATCAGGGCCGCCATGACATTTTCGACGTTGTGCAGTCCCTTGAGCCGCAATTCGGCCAGAGGGAATCGATGGGTTTGCCCTTGCCAGGTCCAGACGATATGCGTTCCGTCACATCCCATCCCCTCCTCCAGGATCCGAGCCGAGGAAAAATAGACTTGCCGGGCGGTGAGGTTTTTGCCAAGGGCGCACACTGCGTTGTCTTCGGCGTTGAGTACGGCGACGTCGCCTGCGGTCTGATTGGCAAAGATCCGCGCCTTGGCCTGCACGTAAGCATCCATGTCCGCATAGCGGTCAAGGTGATCTTCACTGATATTCAGAAGCAGAGCGTAGCGGGGGTGGAAGTGCTGGATCGCTTCGAGCTGAAAGGAAGACAGCTCGGCCACCAGGTACTGCCAGGGTCCCGCATCGACCGCCTCGATCAGCGGCGTTCCCAGGTTCCCCCCCACAAAGGTCTCTTTTCCCCAGGCCTGAAGCACTTCGCCCATGACCGTTGTCGTAGTCGACTTGCCGTTGGTGCCGGTGATGGCGATCAGAGGCGCCTCGAGCTCCTCATAGGCGACTTCAATTTCACCAACCACGGGCACGCCGGCGGCCGCTGCCTTGGCGATGGCTGGGACAGTCAGGGGAACACCCGGGCTGACGGCAATCAGATCGGCAGCCTGAAAAAGCGCTTCCGTGTGGCCGCCAAAATCGGTGGCAGTGTTTTTCGGCAGACGCGCCACGCCTTCGATCCGTTCGGCAGAGCGCTGATCCGACAGGGTGACACGGGCGCCACGGCGACTAAAATAGGCGCACAGAGCCACCCCCGTGCGTCCCGCGCCTACCACGACTATCTGCTTTCCCGTAAAATCCCGCTTCATGCTACCTCAGCTTCAGGGTGGAGAGCGCCACCAGAGCCAGAATAATGCTGATGATCCAGAACCTCACGATGATTTTCGGTTCCGGCCAACCCTTGAGTTCAAAGTGATGATGGATGGGCGCCATGCGGAAAATTCGTTTGCCGTAAAGGCGAAACGAGGTCACCTGAAAAATAACGGACAACGCCTCGACCACAAATATGCCGCCCACAATAACCAGAACGATCTCCTGCTTGGTAATAACCGCGATCGTCCCCAGGGCACCCCCCAAAGAAAGGCTGCCCACATCGCCCATAAAAACCTGGGCAGGATAGGTGTTGAACCAGAGAAACCCCAGCCCTGCCCCCACCATAGCCCCACATAACACCGCCAATTCACCCGCCCCCTGGACGCTGCTGATCTGCAGGTATTCGGCCAGCCTGGCGTTGCCGGCCAGATAGGCAAAGAGCAGATAGGTGCCGGAAGCGATGATCATCGGCCCGATGGCCAGTCCGTCCAGTCCGTCCGTCAGGTTCACGGCGTTGCTGGCGCCGACGATAACGATCATGGCGAAGGGAATGTAGAAGATTCCCAGATCGGGCACAACCCCTTTAAAGAAGGGGAAAGCCAGGGTGGTCTGAAACGGCGGGTAGACATACAGGGTGGACGCCGCCGCCAGCGATATCAGCATGAGCCACAGCATTTTCTGTCGGGCCGACAGGCCGTCGCTGCTCTTGAGTTTCACTTTGCGGTAGTCGTCGATAAAACCAACCACGCCAAACCCGACCGTGACCAGCAGGGTCACCCAGACATACAGATTGGTCAAATCAGCCCACAACAGCGTCGGCCCGACGATGGCCAGCAGGATTAGCGTCCCCCCCATGGTGGGCGTCCCCTCTTTCTTGAAGTGGGATTCCGGTCCTACCTTGCGAATGGTCTGGCCGATCTGCAGCATGGAGAGCTTCTCGATCACCCAGGGGCCAATGATGAAGGCGATCACCAGGGCCGTAATCGTCGCGTAGATGGCTCTAAAGGTGATAAAACGGAACACATAGAGAGCCGAAAACTCCGTGTGTAATGGATAGAGCAGATGATAGAGCATGGGTGCCCTTACCTTTCCGTTTCAATAGGAAAAAATCCAGGGGCCAGCAGGGCGGCCGAGATCTTTTCCATCCGCATGCCTCGCGACCCCTTTATCAGGATCCTGTCATCGGGCTGCAGCCATGACTGCAGCCAGCGACACGCTGCCTCGGCCGTGTCGACCACGTGCAAGTGCGCTGCATCGAGCCCGCCTTCTTTGGCGCCTTCCGCAACTTTCCCGGCCTTGTCTCCCAGCAACAAAAGGGCGTCTACCTGGCTGGCTGCCTGCTGCCCCAGTTCTCTGTGCAAGGCATCGGACTCTTCCCCCAATTCAAGCATGTCGCCAAGAACAGCCAGGCGGCGGCCCGTCCCCGACAAATCGTTCAGGGCGTCGAGCGCGGCCCGCATGGAGGAGGGATTGGCGTTGTAGCTATCCTCAATCAACTGGGCGCCATTGGCCAACCGAAACAATTCCATGCGCCCGCGTATAGTGCGAAAAAGGGACAGCCCTCGTGCAATGACCTCGCCATCCACCTTCATCGCTACCGCCGCCGCGGCCGCAGCCAGCGCATTGGCGACATTGTGCCTCCCCGGTACGGACAGGGTGACCGGCCAGCGTCCCTTCGGCAAGACCAGGTCGAAAACGACCGTATCTCCCTTGACCACAACTGCCTCGGCGCGCACATCGGCCTGCGGATTGAGGCCGAACAGGATCCGATGGACGCCGTTGGCCACGGGCAATGCCAGGACTCGGTCGTCATCGGCATTGATAACTGCCGTGGTCTGAGGCTGCATCGCCTCAAACAATTCGCCTTTGGCTCTGGCCACCCCTTCGAGTCCATGCAGGGTTTCCAGATGCGCCGGCCCGACATTGGTGATCAGTCCGATGGTAGGCGACGCAATCTGAGCCAAACGGGCAATTTCCCCCCTGGCACTCATCCCCATTTCCAGGACGACCCAACGATGGGCGGCCTCCAGACGGAACAACGTCAAGGGCAGACCAATGAGATTATTGAAGTTTCCTTCCGTCTTCAGGCCAGGCCCCGTCTGGGACAGGATGGCGGCCAACATTTCTTTGGTGGTCGTCTTGCCGGCGGTGCCGGTTATCGCCACCAGGGGGCCTCTATAGTGGGCGCGAACCGCCGCGGCCAGATCGCCGAGAGATTTAAGGGTGTCCTCCACCCGAATAATGGGTACGGGCAGGCCCGCTACGACCTCTTCACTCAGACAGGCCGCCGCCCCATTCTGGACCGCCTGGCCCAGATAGTCGTGGCCGTTGTAATGCGGGCCGACCAAGGGCACGAAGAGTTCCCCCGGCCGAAGAGTACGGCTATCCGTGGAAACACCCGTCACCATCTCCTGAGAGTGGGGAGGAGTCAGAATTCCCGATACCAGGCGGGCTATTTTCTGAACAGGCAGTTCCATGCCGTTCACTCCTCCGAGGCCAATGCTTGCCGCAATTCCTCGCGATCGTCAAAGTGGTGTTTTTCGGTGCCGATAATCTGGTAGTCTTCGTGCCCTTTACCGGCAACCAGGAGAATGTCTCCCTCCCCGAGGGTCGAAACGGCATAACGAATGGCCTTCCTGCGGTCAGCCAGCACGACAAAGCCCCGGCAGCCATTTTGGCCCTCGTCGAGGCTGATTTCCTGCGGGTAGTGGTGCTCGATTCCCGGCCGCACTTCCGCCAGTATGGCGAAGGGATCTTCCGTGCGGGGATTGTCGGAGGTCAGCACCACCAGATCCGCATAACGCGCAGCTACTTCCCCCATGACCGGACGCTTGCTGCGATCCCGATCGCCGCCGCAACCGAACACGGTGACAAGCCGCCGCGGCTGCAGGTCTTTAAGGGTGGAGAGGACCTTTTCCAGGGCGTCGCCGGTGTGGGCATAATCCACCAGGATTAAGGCCCCTCGGTTATTTTCGATGCGCTCCAGGCGTCCCGGCACCATAGCCGCCTCAGCAATTCCCCTCGCCACGAGTGGCGCTTCCAGGTTAAGAGCCAGGCCGGCGGTAAACGCACAGAGAATGTTCTGCAGATTGAACTGGCCGACCAGAGATGATTTCAGGTCGATTTCATCTTGAGCGGTGCTGATTCTGGCCGCGATGCCGTCGACGCTCAGCTGGGCCTCTTTGACCTGTACCATCGCCTGCTTAGCGCAGCCACAGGTCAGAGCCTCCGGAAGTTCGGCTGCCAGACGTTGGCCGTAGGGGTCATCGATGTTGACCACCGCCCTGCCGCCAGAGGAAGGCAGCAGCCGGCGAAAAAACGCGGCCTTGCTGGCAAAATACCCTTCCATGGTGCCGTGATAATCGAGGTGTTCGGGAGTCAGGTTGGTGAAGATGCCGACGTCAAAGTGAATGCCCTCGACACGATACTGCTCCAAGGCATGGCTCGAAACCTCCAGGACCAGCGCATCGGCACCCTGAGCGCGGAAATCGGCCAATGTCCGCAGGAAATCCACGGACTCAGGGGTCGTATGACTGGAGGGCAGCTCGGCCTTCCCATAGCGGTAGTTGACGGTTCCGAAGACGGCCGGTTTTTTTCCGGCTGTCCGCAGAATAGCTTCGAGCAGATACGTCACCGTGGTCTTGCCGTTGGTGCCGGTCACGCCGACCACAGGAATATCGGCAGTCGGATTGCCATAGAACGCATGAGCGGCCAGAGCCATGGCCTGTCGGGCATTTTCCACCCGGACAAGAGTCACCCCTTCGGGGAGAACCAGTGGCTTCTCGGCAAAAACAGCGATAGCCCCACGCCCAATGGCGTCCTCGACAAAGAGATGACCGTCCGATTTGGCTCCCGGCAGGGCGAAGAAGGCCCCC
The sequence above is a segment of the Desulfuromonas sp. KJ2020 genome. Coding sequences within it:
- the murG gene encoding undecaprenyldiphospho-muramoylpentapeptide beta-N-acetylglucosaminyltransferase, whose amino-acid sequence is MRLLLAGGGTGGHLFPAVAIAERLKEMDSEAVIHFVGTQKGLEAKVLPTLGWPLSTIDIGGFVGKNLGTKLALAPQLIKSIRQSMRLLEEFRPDVVIGVGGYASGPVGVAARLKGIPFILHEQNAWPGLTNRLLSRWADRICISFPEAAQAFPEGKTVLTGNPPRQGMEQCPAPPQGKPTLLVFGGSRGARAINEAMVAALRHMEDLRDRLLIIHQSGAEDLDKVRAEYTEAGWGSAEVLPFIDDMAAAYSKAHLVVCRAGATTLTELTACGRPAILIPYPHAAGDHQSANARALVVKGAALMVPQSELRGESLATLIRNMIYDHHQLVTMASAAKALGIQGAADSILKQCREVIG
- the ftsW gene encoding putative lipid II flippase FtsW, which encodes METRGGFDNTILLLAVVLTCLGVVMVYSSSSIMADKRYADGFYFLKRQGVYAMLGFALMAAVMHVDYQVLRRLAVPFLFGCVLLLGAVFLPGLGSNAGGASRWIRLAGISIQPSELAKLGLILYMAHSLAKKKDKIKSLTWGFLPYMLVLALLLFFLLLQPDLGGAITLGCVAMVMLFVAGTRLVYFLSAIILTTPFLYFLVMNVDYRRRRIFAFLNPWDDPTNTGFQIIQSWIAFGTGGLFGNGLGEGKQKLFYLPEAHTDFIFSVIGEELGFAGVFIVTAMFLLLVLRGIRAAQAAPDDFGRYLAFGISLLIGLEAFVNFAVVMGMLPTKGLALPFLSYGGTSLVTTLLAIGVLLSVSRQAKGEGL
- the murD gene encoding UDP-N-acetylmuramoyl-L-alanine--D-glutamate ligase — protein: MKRDFTGKQIVVVGAGRTGVALCAYFSRRGARVTLSDQRSAERIEGVARLPKNTATDFGGHTEALFQAADLIAVSPGVPLTVPAIAKAAAAGVPVVGEIEVAYEELEAPLIAITGTNGKSTTTTVMGEVLQAWGKETFVGGNLGTPLIEAVDAGPWQYLVAELSSFQLEAIQHFHPRYALLLNISEDHLDRYADMDAYVQAKARIFANQTAGDVAVLNAEDNAVCALGKNLTARQVYFSSARILEEGMGCDGTHIVWTWQGQTHRFPLAELRLKGLHNVENVMAALIPPLLEGCPVTTAWRAACQFGGLAHRMVPVRTLNGVTWYDDSKGTNVGSVVKSLSGLTAPVTLIAGGKDKGGDYLPLVEVVKDRVSHLILIGQAAERIAESLGNLTHTVRAASLEEAVRLAHELTPVGGTVLLSPGCSSFDMFSSYIERGERFAALVMGLPETKRD
- the mraY gene encoding phospho-N-acetylmuramoyl-pentapeptide-transferase — translated: MLYHLLYPLHTEFSALYVFRFITFRAIYATITALVIAFIIGPWVIEKLSMLQIGQTIRKVGPESHFKKEGTPTMGGTLILLAIVGPTLLWADLTNLYVWVTLLVTVGFGVVGFIDDYRKVKLKSSDGLSARQKMLWLMLISLAAASTLYVYPPFQTTLAFPFFKGVVPDLGIFYIPFAMIVIVGASNAVNLTDGLDGLAIGPMIIASGTYLLFAYLAGNARLAEYLQISSVQGAGELAVLCGAMVGAGLGFLWFNTYPAQVFMGDVGSLSLGGALGTIAVITKQEIVLVIVGGIFVVEALSVIFQVTSFRLYGKRIFRMAPIHHHFELKGWPEPKIIVRFWIISIILALVALSTLKLR
- the murF gene encoding UDP-N-acetylmuramoyl-tripeptide--D-alanyl-D-alanine ligase, translated to MELPVQKIARLVSGILTPPHSQEMVTGVSTDSRTLRPGELFVPLVGPHYNGHDYLGQAVQNGAAACLSEEVVAGLPVPIIRVEDTLKSLGDLAAAVRAHYRGPLVAITGTAGKTTTKEMLAAILSQTGPGLKTEGNFNNLIGLPLTLFRLEAAHRWVVLEMGMSARGEIARLAQIASPTIGLITNVGPAHLETLHGLEGVARAKGELFEAMQPQTTAVINADDDRVLALPVANGVHRILFGLNPQADVRAEAVVVKGDTVVFDLVLPKGRWPVTLSVPGRHNVANALAAAAAAVAMKVDGEVIARGLSLFRTIRGRMELFRLANGAQLIEDSYNANPSSMRAALDALNDLSGTGRRLAVLGDMLELGEESDALHRELGQQAASQVDALLLLGDKAGKVAEGAKEGGLDAAHLHVVDTAEAACRWLQSWLQPDDRILIKGSRGMRMEKISAALLAPGFFPIETER
- a CDS encoding UDP-N-acetylmuramoyl-L-alanyl-D-glutamate--2,6-diaminopimelate ligase — its product is MQLCEMIEKIPACQVAGPQTQIITGLFYDSRQVIKGGAFFALPGAKSDGHLFVEDAIGRGAIAVFAEKPLVLPEGVTLVRVENARQAMALAAHAFYGNPTADIPVVGVTGTNGKTTVTYLLEAILRTAGKKPAVFGTVNYRYGKAELPSSHTTPESVDFLRTLADFRAQGADALVLEVSSHALEQYRVEGIHFDVGIFTNLTPEHLDYHGTMEGYFASKAAFFRRLLPSSGGRAVVNIDDPYGQRLAAELPEALTCGCAKQAMVQVKEAQLSVDGIAARISTAQDEIDLKSSLVGQFNLQNILCAFTAGLALNLEAPLVARGIAEAAMVPGRLERIENNRGALILVDYAHTGDALEKVLSTLKDLQPRRLVTVFGCGGDRDRSKRPVMGEVAARYADLVVLTSDNPRTEDPFAILAEVRPGIEHHYPQEISLDEGQNGCRGFVVLADRRKAIRYAVSTLGEGDILLVAGKGHEDYQIIGTEKHHFDDREELRQALASEE